The Clostridioides sp. ES-S-0010-02 genome window below encodes:
- the raiA gene encoding ribosome-associated translation inhibitor RaiA, producing the protein MQIIVSGRQMKLTDGIKGYVDGKLSRLEKYLDPESEVKVTVSAKKDRQKVEVTIIPINGQIIRAEDVEEDLYAAIDIVCDKLSRQVVKYKTKVKDKVQNNKSIRFENIDFIDNSSEFNDYDYDDEEDENIVIERRKKFNVKPMSSEEAILQMELVGHNFYMFRNQDNFEINIVYKRKAGGYGLIEQD; encoded by the coding sequence ATGCAAATAATAGTATCTGGAAGACAAATGAAATTAACTGACGGAATAAAAGGATACGTAGATGGAAAATTAAGTAGGTTAGAAAAATACCTTGATCCTGAATCAGAAGTGAAAGTAACAGTAAGTGCGAAAAAGGATAGACAGAAAGTGGAGGTTACAATAATTCCTATTAATGGTCAAATAATAAGGGCAGAAGACGTAGAAGAAGATTTATATGCAGCAATTGACATTGTTTGTGACAAATTAAGTAGACAAGTTGTAAAGTATAAGACTAAGGTTAAAGACAAAGTTCAAAATAATAAAAGCATAAGATTTGAAAATATTGACTTTATAGATAATAGTAGCGAATTTAATGATTATGACTATGATGATGAGGAAGATGAAAATATAGTTATAGAGAGAAGAAAGAAATTTAATGTAAAACCTATGAGTTCAGAAGAGGCAATTCTTCAAATGGAGTTGGTAGGACATAACTTCTATATGTTTAGAAATCAAGATAACTTTGAAATAAATATAGTATATAAGCGTAAAGCAGGTGGATATGGTTTAATAGAGCAAGACTAA
- the yqfD gene encoding sporulation protein YqfD produces MISFIRGYYVIVVEGVGLEQFLNHLIRNGINVYNVTRIKNTKIEFNINRQDIKEFKNIYRGSKFDIKVKQKTGVPFIIKRIYKHKGMWICAIVSLLLLMSTSQFVTDVYIQSPEGIKKETLRSELYKVGVRPGVYKKSIDRKEVRDHMMSKFNDVAYLSINVKGTNIFVTVTKKAESLKSTDQSNYCNVIALKNGIIEKVIPRSGKSVVKSGDIVQKGAVLLNGANTKSIPEVWASTFYESTKKASYVDTVNKKTGEKKKVHTISFYDKEFTIRKNIKYKNYVVENKEKRLSMGDYTFPIKIKTSTFYETKKVEVKKNKEELKKELSEKALKELEYIIPASARIIDVKHSYKVNKNMLEYLITVQTSENIAKIYPLSKAEAERFIKEDSKPKEGEEEVPSNPQKRPINDIRNEFNEDNKDNNDQNNSDGNNSNQNSNNSQNNNSNNN; encoded by the coding sequence TTGATAAGTTTTATAAGGGGATACTATGTTATAGTTGTGGAAGGAGTAGGGCTTGAACAATTTTTAAATCATCTTATAAGAAATGGAATAAATGTTTACAATGTAACTAGAATAAAAAATACTAAAATCGAGTTTAATATAAATAGACAAGATATAAAAGAATTTAAGAATATTTATAGAGGAAGTAAGTTTGATATTAAGGTAAAACAAAAAACAGGAGTTCCTTTTATTATTAAAAGAATTTATAAGCACAAAGGTATGTGGATTTGTGCTATTGTTTCTTTACTTTTATTGATGTCAACATCACAATTTGTAACGGATGTATATATACAATCTCCAGAAGGTATAAAAAAAGAAACTCTTAGAAGTGAACTTTATAAAGTTGGAGTAAGACCAGGAGTATACAAAAAGAGTATTGACAGAAAAGAAGTTAGGGACCATATGATGTCAAAATTTAATGATGTCGCATATTTATCTATTAATGTAAAAGGAACCAATATATTTGTTACTGTTACAAAAAAGGCTGAATCCTTAAAATCTACAGACCAATCAAATTATTGTAATGTAATTGCTTTAAAAAATGGTATAATAGAAAAGGTAATCCCTAGAAGTGGTAAGTCTGTTGTTAAATCTGGAGATATAGTCCAAAAGGGCGCTGTTTTACTAAATGGTGCTAATACAAAATCAATACCCGAAGTATGGGCAAGTACTTTTTATGAATCTACTAAAAAGGCAAGCTATGTAGATACTGTAAATAAAAAAACTGGAGAAAAGAAAAAGGTACACACAATAAGTTTTTATGATAAAGAATTTACAATTAGAAAAAATATAAAATATAAAAATTATGTTGTTGAAAATAAAGAAAAAAGACTTTCAATGGGAGATTATACTTTCCCTATAAAAATAAAGACGAGTACTTTTTATGAAACCAAAAAAGTTGAAGTGAAAAAGAACAAAGAAGAGTTGAAAAAAGAATTATCTGAAAAAGCTTTAAAAGAATTAGAATACATAATACCAGCTTCGGCTAGAATAATAGATGTAAAACATAGCTATAAGGTTAATAAAAATATGTTAGAATATTTAATAACAGTTCAAACTAGTGAAAATATAGCTAAAATTTATCCTCTTAGTAAAGCAGAGGCAGAAAGATTTATAAAGGAAGATAGTAAACCAAAAGAGGGAGAAGAGGAAGTTCCTTCTAATCCACAAAAAAGACCAATAAATGATATAAGAAATGAGTTTAATGAGGATAATAAAGATAATAACGACCAAAATAATTCTGATGGAAATAATAGTAATCAAAATAGTAACAATAGTCAAAATAATAATAGTAACAACAATTAA
- a CDS encoding diacylglycerol kinase, with amino-acid sequence MKTGKTRQGIIKAFNAAIEGILYTFKFERNMKIHYLGSVAVLIISLFFNFSKLEMIMLLMSICLVVVAEMFNTAIEKAVDLVTDEYHVLAKIAKDVAAGGVLVAALNSVVVGYILFYDKLTDISGMLIYKIRESELHITLICILLVLIAVVVVKALTSTGTPLKGGMPSGHAALAFAIATAITLMTERVVASTLAYIMAVLVAQSRIEGKIHTFWETIAGALLGVLIAVLVFQLGMFYN; translated from the coding sequence ATGAAAACAGGAAAAACTCGTCAAGGTATAATTAAAGCTTTTAATGCAGCTATAGAAGGAATATTATATACATTTAAATTTGAAAGGAATATGAAAATACATTACTTAGGCTCAGTTGCTGTGCTTATAATAAGTTTATTTTTTAACTTTTCAAAATTGGAAATGATAATGTTACTGATGTCTATATGTTTAGTTGTAGTTGCTGAGATGTTTAATACAGCTATAGAAAAAGCAGTAGACCTGGTAACTGATGAATATCATGTACTTGCAAAAATAGCAAAAGATGTTGCAGCAGGTGGTGTACTAGTAGCAGCATTAAACTCAGTAGTAGTTGGATATATTTTATTTTATGATAAATTGACAGATATATCTGGAATGTTAATTTACAAGATAAGAGAATCAGAATTACATATAACCTTGATATGCATATTATTGGTTCTTATAGCTGTAGTAGTAGTAAAAGCATTGACTTCAACAGGGACACCTTTAAAAGGAGGTATGCCAAGTGGTCATGCTGCTTTAGCATTTGCTATAGCAACTGCAATTACACTTATGACAGAAAGAGTAGTTGCATCTACTCTTGCATATATAATGGCTGTATTGGTTGCTCAAAGTAGGATTGAGGGAAAAATACATACATTCTGGGAAACCATAGCAGGAGCTTTGTTAGGCGTGTTAATAGCAGTATTAGTATTTCAGCTTGGAATGTTTTATAATTAA
- the era gene encoding GTPase Era, protein MFKSGFVSIVGRPNVGKSTLMNNVVGEKIAIMSDKPQTTRNTIQAVYTDEETQIVFLDTPGIHKPKNKLGEFMVKAATEAFKNVDLILFVVDDSKKIGPGDRKIIEDLKSVKTPIILVVNKIDQLGQKDELFDIIKMYDREGIFKEIVPISALKGKNTDTLIKVIQNYLEEGPKYFPDYMITDQPERVLIAELIREKVLHYLNDEIPHGVAVEIEKMKARNDKEIVDVSAVIYCERDSHKGIIIGKNGRKLKGIGKSARQDIELLLGSQINLQLWVKVKENWRNLQNYINNFGYNDK, encoded by the coding sequence ATGTTCAAATCAGGATTTGTCAGTATAGTAGGTAGACCAAATGTAGGGAAATCTACTTTAATGAATAATGTAGTAGGGGAAAAGATAGCTATAATGAGTGATAAACCTCAGACTACAAGAAATACAATACAAGCAGTCTATACAGATGAAGAAACTCAAATAGTATTTTTAGATACACCAGGTATTCACAAACCTAAAAATAAATTAGGTGAATTCATGGTAAAGGCAGCAACAGAAGCTTTTAAAAATGTAGATTTAATATTATTTGTAGTTGATGATTCTAAAAAAATAGGTCCTGGAGACAGAAAAATAATAGAGGATTTAAAATCTGTTAAGACACCAATAATTCTAGTTGTAAATAAAATAGACCAACTAGGTCAAAAAGATGAATTATTTGATATAATAAAAATGTATGATAGAGAAGGTATTTTCAAAGAGATAGTACCAATATCAGCGTTAAAAGGAAAAAATACAGATACTCTAATAAAAGTTATACAAAATTACTTAGAAGAAGGACCAAAGTATTTTCCAGATTATATGATTACAGATCAACCAGAGAGAGTATTAATAGCAGAACTTATAAGAGAAAAAGTTCTTCATTATCTTAATGATGAAATACCTCATGGTGTAGCTGTTGAAATTGAAAAAATGAAAGCAAGAAATGATAAAGAAATAGTAGATGTATCTGCTGTAATATATTGTGAAAGAGATTCACATAAGGGAATAATAATAGGAAAGAATGGTAGGAAACTAAAAGGAATAGGTAAATCAGCAAGACAAGATATAGAATTACTTTTAGGTTCACAAATAAATCTCCAGTTATGGGTTAAGGTTAAAGAAAATTGGAGAAATTTACAAAATTATATAAATAATTTTGGATATAATGATAAATAA
- the ybeY gene encoding rRNA maturation RNase YbeY has translation MDLILDDRQDKLEVNEELIEKIKDIILECLDYEGYDDNYEVSLSFVDNKEIHELNREYRGVDRPTDVLSFPLLSDDFEDVELEEESLGDIVVSLERALEQSIEYNHSFEREVCFLICHSMFHLLGYDHDTDENTKEMREKEEYILNKLNITRE, from the coding sequence ATGGATTTGATATTAGATGATAGACAAGATAAATTAGAAGTAAATGAAGAACTAATAGAAAAAATAAAAGATATAATTTTAGAGTGTTTGGATTATGAAGGATATGATGATAATTATGAAGTGAGTCTTTCTTTTGTAGATAATAAAGAGATTCATGAATTAAATAGAGAATATAGAGGAGTTGATAGACCAACTGATGTTTTATCATTTCCTCTTTTAAGTGATGATTTTGAAGATGTTGAATTGGAAGAAGAATCTTTAGGAGATATAGTAGTATCTCTTGAAAGAGCTTTAGAGCAAAGCATAGAATATAATCATAGCTTTGAAAGAGAAGTATGTTTTTTAATATGTCATAGTATGTTTCATCTTTTAGGGTATGACCATGATACAGATGAAAATACAAAAGAAATGAGAGAAAAAGAAGAATACATATTAAATAAGTTAAACATAACAAGGGAGTAA
- a CDS encoding PhoH family protein has product MIIQKKFTIADGNFERELFGNFDENVKLIEKTLNIDVILREGNIILIGEEKNVDSALKLMNELHQTVSNGKHLDKQSISYSLSLLLEGSEQKIKELEGTIVITQRGKAVQPKTLGQKEYIKLIENNDITFGVGPAGTGKTYLAVAMAVKAFKRDEVSRIILTRPAVEAGESLGFLPGDLKDKVDPYLRPLYDALFEMLGADKFNKYLERGTIEVAPLAFMRGRTLDNSFIILDEAQNTTSEQMKMFLTRLGFGSKAVVTGDITQTDLPQNKKSGLIQATEILKGVQGIGSIMLTDRDVVRHELVQRIIRAYEKHDKKEEFKKEERKKMKIQEKTFKRK; this is encoded by the coding sequence TTGATAATACAAAAAAAATTTACAATAGCAGATGGCAATTTTGAAAGAGAGTTATTTGGCAACTTTGATGAAAATGTAAAATTGATAGAGAAAACTTTAAATATAGATGTAATACTTAGAGAAGGCAATATAATTTTAATAGGAGAAGAAAAAAATGTAGATTCTGCATTAAAACTTATGAATGAATTGCATCAAACTGTATCAAATGGTAAGCATTTAGATAAACAAAGCATTTCTTATTCATTATCTCTTTTACTTGAAGGTAGTGAGCAAAAGATAAAAGAACTTGAAGGTACAATTGTTATAACTCAAAGAGGTAAAGCTGTTCAACCTAAAACTTTAGGGCAAAAAGAGTATATAAAGCTTATAGAAAATAATGATATAACTTTTGGTGTTGGCCCTGCTGGAACAGGAAAGACTTATCTTGCTGTGGCTATGGCAGTGAAAGCTTTTAAAAGAGATGAAGTTAGTAGAATTATACTTACAAGACCAGCAGTGGAAGCTGGAGAAAGTTTAGGATTTTTACCAGGAGATTTAAAAGATAAAGTAGACCCATATTTAAGACCATTATATGATGCATTATTTGAAATGTTGGGTGCTGATAAGTTTAATAAGTATTTAGAAAGAGGTACTATAGAAGTTGCACCACTTGCATTTATGAGAGGTAGAACTCTTGATAATTCTTTTATAATATTAGATGAAGCTCAAAATACAACTTCTGAGCAAATGAAAATGTTTTTAACTAGATTAGGATTTGGTTCTAAGGCTGTAGTTACAGGTGATATAACACAAACAGATTTGCCTCAAAATAAAAAAAGTGGTCTTATACAAGCTACAGAGATTCTTAAGGGCGTTCAAGGGATAGGCTCTATAATGTTAACAGACAGAGACGTTGTAAGACATGAGTTAGTACAGAGAATAATAAGAGCTTATGAGAAGCATGATAAAAAAGAAGAATTTAAAAAAGAAGAGCGCAAAAAAATGAAAATACAGGAAAAGACTTTCAAAAGAAAGTAA
- a CDS encoding YabP/YqfC family sporulation protein — MLEISTDLQVNQPVVTVTSNTFMSIENYLSILEYEVDLIKIKTKVKTIKISGDKLSLKYITDSEIGIKGIIYNVEYVD, encoded by the coding sequence ATGTTAGAAATATCCACTGATTTACAAGTAAATCAACCAGTTGTTACTGTTACAAGTAATACTTTTATGAGTATAGAAAATTATCTATCAATACTAGAATATGAAGTTGATTTAATAAAAATAAAGACTAAGGTAAAAACAATTAAAATATCTGGGGATAAACTTTCGCTTAAGTATATTACTGACAGTGAGATAGGTATAAAGGGAATTATATACAATGTGGAGTATGTTGATTAG
- a CDS encoding cytidine deaminase, whose product MDNIELLKLAEDARQHSYAPYSSFRVGAALLTKSGKVYTGCNIECASLGGTNCAERTAIFKAISEGDKDIYKIAIASDNSENNEQTYPCGICRQVIIEFGSDIKIITGYTKGEVFEHDIKDLLPNYFSGNDLK is encoded by the coding sequence GTGGACAACATAGAATTGTTAAAGTTGGCAGAAGATGCTAGACAACATTCTTATGCTCCTTACTCAAGTTTTAGAGTGGGTGCAGCTCTTTTGACTAAGAGTGGAAAAGTTTATACTGGATGTAATATAGAATGTGCATCATTAGGTGGAACAAATTGCGCAGAAAGAACAGCTATTTTTAAAGCTATATCAGAAGGTGATAAGGATATATATAAAATAGCAATAGCAAGTGATAACTCAGAAAATAATGAACAAACATATCCTTGTGGAATATGTAGACAAGTAATTATAGAGTTTGGTTCTGATATAAAAATAATAACAGGATATACTAAAGGAGAGGTGTTTGAGCATGATATAAAAGATTTGCTACCAAACTATTTCTCTGGAAATGATTTAAAATAA